In Lutra lutra chromosome 5, mLutLut1.2, whole genome shotgun sequence, a single genomic region encodes these proteins:
- the PURA gene encoding transcriptional activator protein Pur-alpha, with amino-acid sequence MADRDSGSEQGGAALGSGGSLGHPGSGSGSGGGGGGGGGGGGSGGGGGGAPGGLQHETQELASKRVDIQNKRFYLDVKQNAKGRFLKIAEVGAGGNKSRLTLSMSVAVEFRDYLGDFIEHYAQLGPSQPPDLAQAQDEPRRALKSEFLVRENRKYYMDLKENQRGRFLRIRQTVNRGPGLGSTQGQTIALPAQGLIEFRDALAKLIDDYGVEEEPAELPEGTSLTVDNKRFFFDVGSNKYGVFMRVSEVKPTYRNSITVPYKVWAKFGHTFCKYSEEMKKIQEKQREKRAACEQLHQQQQQQQEETAAATLLLQGEEEGEED; translated from the coding sequence ATGGCGGACCGAGACAGCGGCAGCGAGCAGGGTGGTGCGGCGCTGGGCTCGGGCGGCTCCCTGGGGCACCCAGGCTCGGGCTCAGGCTCCGGCGGGGGAGGTggtggcggcgggggcggcggcggcagtggcggcggcggcggcggggccccGGGGGGGCTGCAGCACGAGACGCAGGAGCTGGCCTCCAAGCGGGTGGACATCCAGAACAAGCGCTTCTACCTGGACGTGAAGCAGAACGCCAAGGGCCGCTTCCTGAAGATCGCTGAGGTGGGCGCGGGCGGCAACAAGAGCCGCCTCACTCTCTCCATGTCAGTGGCCGTGGAGTTCCGCGACTACCTGGGCGACTTCATCGAGCACTACGCGCAGCTGGGCCCCAGCCAGCCGCCCGACCTGGCCCAGGCGCAGGACGAGCCGCGCCGGGCGCTCAAGAGCGAGTTCCTGGTGCGCGAGAACCGCAAGTACTACATGGATCTCAAGGAGAACCAGCGCGGCCGCTTCCTGCGCATCCGCCAGACGGTCAACCGGGGGCCCGGCCTGGGCTCCACGCAGGGCCAGACCATTGCGCTGCCCGCACAGGGGCTCATCGAGTTCCGCGACGCTCTGGCCAAGCTCATCGATGACTACGGAGTGGAGGAGGAGCCGGCCGAGCTGCCCGAGGGCACCTCCTTGACTGTGGACAACAAGCGCTTCTTCTTCGATGTGGGCTCCAACAAGTACGGCGTGTTTATGCGAGTGAGCGAGGTGAAGCCCACCTACCGCAACTCCATCACCGTGCCCTACAAGGTGTGGGCCAAGTTCGGACACACCTTCTGCAAGTACTCGGAGGAGATGAAGAAGATtcaagagaagcagagggagaagcgagcTGCCTGTGAGCAGctccaccagcagcagcagcagcagcaggaggagactGCCGCTGCCACCCTGTTGCTGCAgggtgaggaagaaggggaagaagattGA